One window of Magallana gigas chromosome 2, xbMagGiga1.1, whole genome shotgun sequence genomic DNA carries:
- the LOC105326804 gene encoding uncharacterized protein: MKMKLPICLVMLSIHNLIVVSGQTCDMLTSGIQRCYASIGIKLPQEDIKSILSVPLDYIDTCGMDYSEFFLCYESIIMMCPDYNSLNPLMMSTRSLRSMMFGICETSETYLAGLKCAEEKSDKFHQYTANCFGLRHFSAAVDAVASKNWTIFCENLNNEISCVETVLNAFECGDGFLEVTKTFLYTAQPLNCMDDSSYWDWVRKYGGNEGSVLRLSWISLMLCFIFNFTL, translated from the exons ACAACTTGATAGTTGTATCTGGTCAGACGTGCGATATGCTGACCAGTGGAATCCAGCGATGCTATGCTTCCATTGGCATCAAGCTTCCACAAGAAGATATCAAAAGCATCCTGTCTGTGCCCCTAGATTACATCGATACATGCGG GATGGACTACAGCGAGTTCTTCCTCTGTTACGAGAGCATCATCATGATGTGTCCCGATTATAACTCCTTGAACCCCCTAATGATGAGCACCCGGTCGCTAAGGTCCATGATGTTTGGGATTTGTGAAACCAGTGAAA CTTATCTCGCGGGTTTAAAGTGTGCGGAAGAGAAGAGCGACAAGTTTCACCAATACACGGCAAACTGTTTCGGATTACGACATTTCAGTGCGGCAGTGGACGCCGTAGCTTCTAAAAACTGGACCATTTTCTGCGA AAACTTGAATAATGAAATCAGTTGTGTGGAAACTGTTTTGAACGCCTTTGAGTGCGGGGATGGGTTTCTTGAGGTCACCAAAACCTTCCTTTACACGGCCCAGCCCTTGAACTGCATGGATGATTCTTCCTACTGGGACTGGGTTCGCAAATACGGTGGAAATGAAGGATCCGTGCTGCGTTTATCCTGGATCAGTCTAATGCTCTGTTTCATCTTTAATTTCACACTTTAG
- the LOC105326815 gene encoding serine/threonine-protein kinase SIK3 isoform X1: MAVMKTGWRPPNQGGIVRVGYYEIDRTIGKGNFAVVKLATHIVTKTKVAIKIIDKEQLDEDNLKKIFREMRIMKLLKHPHIVRLYQVMETDRMLYLVTEYASGGEIFDHLVAHGRMNEKEARKKFKQIVAAVAFCHSRNVVHRDLKAENLLLDANLNIKLADFGFSNTFSPGSALKTWCGSPPYAAPELFEGKEYYAPGVDVWSLGVVLYVLVCGALPFDGSSLQSLRSRVLSGKFRVPFFMSTECENLIKQMLTVDPSKRISIQQILNHEWVRAGDEDPEFEELILYSRSATNEAEELNENILIHMENLGLDREMTEKSVQLEAYDHHSAVYHLLLDKIKKHPKSSINKLPTLLPIGVATERRSSITTGVVDQVNKSGEVTSESTPLISPAALSRIQQLVEQTEGEDTSSQHSDSDNEEPSPEALARYLAMRRHTVGVGDSRHEVPEDVRVKLANHQPLIASPQPNLYWPMGFVPNTNNPHLPTVPNEMPSVAVADQQFLQLPTCFGAGGGGSWNRRASDGGANIQLFARQICQGGTSLPGSPGSQEALPTLNQSSAGLQLPTLQGSVTVEENEDGGSDQEPDPEAVQRYLASRGRNKRHTLAMSNPIHEIPEELQKKLSLQPIRAPRRGSALGTMPLPERVASTPNSFANCLHLPNERFSPVRRASDGLANLPKYQSHLEKIYNQTIQQSGSRHSSQSSLKQLQQECQELQKQCHRDPGKDVELQQQHTFHRLHQSLQNNVMPHSPVPSPPLAPASPSFNHSSQIQTDTQTSSLYQQLQRLHLVQPQNYHRGSPPNCISGQQTDSPTSQSLLLHSFTQQKQRSSPPPNATNFQNLQMIREDSQDTCDTTNSNEEFNMHASLFYQEGMGDLGHRQYVNKPQISITDTHGHVTAVNSDGDETEGMEESDIQLQPKTSGSFSTFQDQVSKSVSQNSFQHYSHQKSLATFSTVVYNSNLANIPPYLSGKTLYWDISQSELPFSSYNWPNAQIDHQKHNAMDLIHSQQGFQYDQKHSRMKDHTLSQSNAEKAIDLSQSNQLGQSDEVNIQKVNSNINLASTRTVEDILSELKRILQIGNKGRVVQFSENLFRLENSDVQMELEVCQGDSYNGLQVRRISGDKGHYRQLCHDLLSGINL, from the exons GTAATGGAGACAGATAGAATGTTATACCTGGTTACAGAATATGCCAGCGGAGGGGAAATATTTG ATCATTTAGTAGCACATGGAAGAATGAATGAAAAAGAAgccagaaaaaaattcaaacaaattgtGGCAGCTGTTGCATTTTGTCACAGTAGAAATGTCGTTCATCGAGATCTCAAAGCAGAAAATCTTCTGCTTGATGCCAATCTCAATATCAAGCTAGCAG attttggaTTTAGTAATACATTTTCACCGGGATCAGCCCTGAAGACTTGGTGTGGTAGTCCGCCATATGCCGCTCCTGAACTCTTTGAGGGTAAAGAGTATTACGCCCCAGGAGTTGATGTCTGG AGTCTTGGGGTTGTGCTGTATGTGCTTGTTTGTGGTGCTTTACCATTTGATGGCAGTTCACTACAAAGTCTTAGGTCGAGGGTGCTTTCAGGGAAATTTCGAGTGCCATTTTTCATGTCCACAG AATGTGAAAACCTTATCAAGCAGATGTTAACTGTGGACCCCTCAAAACGTATTTCAATACAGCAGATTTTGAATCATGAATGGGTTAGAGCTGGGGATGAGGATCCTGAATTTGAGGAACTAATCTTATATTCAAGATCTGCAACTAATGAGGCAGAGGAACTTAATGAAAACATTCTTATTCACATGGAGAATCTGGGACTTGATCGGGAAATGACAGAAAAG TCTGTACAGTTGGAGGCATATGACCACCACAGTGCTGTTTATCATCTACTGCTtgacaaaataaagaaacaccCCAAATCAAGCATAAATAAATTGCCAACCTTACTACCAATAGGAGTGGCAACGGAGAGAAGGTCCAGTATTACTACTGGTGTGG TGGATCAGGTCAATAAATCTGGAGAAGTCACTTCAGAATCAACACCACTTATTTCCCCTGCAGCTTTATCACGAATTCAGCAACTAGTAGAACAAACAGAG GGAGAAGATACATCTAGTCAGCATTCTGATTCTGATAATGAAGAGCCCTCCCCTGAAGCCCTTGCTAGGTATCTTGCCATGCGTCGCCACACTGTAGGAGTGGGAGACTCTCGCCATGAAGTACCAGAAGATGTTCGAGTCAAACTGGCCAATCATCAACCTCTTATAGCTTCTCCTCAGCCAAATCTCTATTGGCCAATGGGTTTTGTGCCAAATACCAACAATCCCCATCTTCCTACTGTGCCAAATGAAATGCCTAGTGTTGCTGTCGCAGATCAACAATTCTTGCAACTTCCTACTTGTTTTGGAGCAG GTGGAGGAGGAAGTTGGAACAGGAGAGCTTCTGATGGAGGTGCTAACATACAGTTGTTCGCACGTCAGATTTGCCAAGGAGGCACTAGTTTACCAGGTAGTCCAGGCAGTCAAGAGGCACTTCCTACTCTCAACCAGTCCTCCGCAGGACTACAGTTGCCAACACTTCAGGGCTCTGTAACTGTAGAAGAAAATGAGGATGGAGGCTCGGACCAAGAACCAGACCCAGAAGCTGTACAGAG gTACTTGGCCAGTAGAGGTAGAAATAAACGACACACTTTGGCAATGTCAAATCCTATCCATGAGATTCCTGAGGAGTTGCAGAAAAAGCTTTCCCTACAGCCAATCAGAGCACCTAGACGAGGGAGCGCACTAGGAACAATGCCACTTCCAGAAAGAGTTGCATCAA CTCCAAACTCTTTTGCGAACTGCTTACATTTACCAAATGAGAGATTTTCACCTGTACGCCGAGCCAGTGATGGGTTGGCCAATTTACCAAAATACCAATCACATCTGGAAAAGATATACAACCAGACCATACAACAATCTGGCTCTAGACACAGCAGCCAGTCCAGTCTCAAACAGCTACAGCAGGAATGTCAAGAACTACAG aAACAATGTCATCGTGACCCAGGAAAGGACGTTGAACTTCAGCAGCAACACACATTTCACCGCCTCCATCAATCTCTCCAG aacaaTGTCATGCCTCACTCTCCTGTTCCATCACCACCTCTCGCACCAGCTTCTCCAAGTTTTAATCACAGTAGTCAAATAcaaacagacacacagacaTCATCTCTGTATCAACAGTTACAACGTCTTCATCTTGTTCAGCCACAAAACTACCATCGAGGTAGCCCTCCAAATTGTATATCAGGACAACAAACAGACTCTCCAACATCCCAGTCACTTCTCTTGCATTCGTTTACCCAACAAAAACAGAGGTCTAGTCCACCTCCCAATGCCACGAATTTccaaaatttacaaatgattCGTGAAGACTCCCAAGATACATGTGATACAACTAACAGTAACGAGGAATTCAACATGCATGCTTCACTATTTTACCAAGAAGGCATGGGAGATTTAGGACATAGACAATATGTGAACAAACCTCAGATCAGTATAACTGATACACATGGTCATGTCACCGCTGTAAATTCAGATGGTGATGAAACAGAAGGCATGGAAGAAAGTGATATACAATTACAGCCAAAAACCTCAGGAAGTTTCTCCACATTCCAAGACCAGGTCTCTAAATCTGTTTCCCAAAATTCTTTTCAGCACTACAGTCACCAGAAGAGCTTAGCTACTTTCAGTACAGTGGTTTATAACTCAAACCTAGCAAACATTCCCCCATATCTCAGTGGGAAAACACTTTATTGGGACATTTCTCAAAGTGAATTGCCATTTTCATCTTATAACTGGCCTAATGCTCAAATTGATCATCAAAAACACAATGCAATGGATCTTATACATAGTCAACAGGGTTTTCAGTATGACCAAAAACATTCAAGAATGAAAGACCACACTTTAAGCCAATCAAATGCAGAAAAAGCAATTGACCTATCACAGTCTAATCAACTTGGTCAGAGTGATGAAGTGAATATTCAGAAAGTGAACTCTAACATCAACCTTGCCTCAACTCGTACTGTTGAGGACATTCTCTCGGAACTTAAGCGCATTCTTCAAATTGGAAACAAAGGAAGAGTGGTGCAGTTTTCTGAAAACTTGTTTCGGTTAGAGAACTCGGATGTTCAGATGGAACTTGAAGTGTGTCAAGGGGACAGTTACAATGGTCTGCAGGTCAGAAGGATCTCCGGTGATAAGGGTCATTACCGTCAACTCTGTCATGATTTACTGTCTGGAATTAATCTATGA